The following are from one region of the Planctomonas sp. JC2975 genome:
- a CDS encoding sugar ABC transporter permease, which produces MSSPSATLVAGEGTAAAVSPRQPRPPRRNGSRLFPLWLLTPAGLVMIALVLVPIAFLVFTSFTDYNQRSLFTGAFDFIGFDQYTKIFADPDFWWSVVRTLLFTAAMVVGTIVIGMGMAQLLTRLGTVMRYVVTVVMIFAWAMPTVASSQVWNWLFQPGYGVVNWLLTQTHLFGDMTNVAWSNNPFLAYVCIWLLIVWGGVPLIALTLYAAQTQVDPAYLEAARLDGAGEAKIYFSIVLTFLRPTLLLMTILSVIWDFNVFNQIWLVSQGGPNNATATLGIFAYKTAFVGTQVGTGSAITVVTTIMLLVVTAFYIRNLLRSGEDL; this is translated from the coding sequence ATGAGTTCTCCCTCTGCAACGCTCGTTGCAGGCGAGGGCACGGCTGCCGCGGTCTCCCCGCGGCAGCCGCGTCCGCCCCGCCGCAACGGTTCCCGACTCTTCCCGCTCTGGCTGCTGACGCCGGCCGGACTGGTGATGATCGCCCTCGTGCTCGTGCCGATCGCGTTCCTGGTCTTCACCTCGTTCACCGACTACAACCAGCGCTCGCTGTTCACCGGCGCGTTCGACTTCATCGGTTTCGACCAGTACACGAAGATCTTCGCCGACCCCGACTTCTGGTGGTCGGTCGTGCGCACGCTGCTCTTCACGGCCGCCATGGTGGTGGGAACGATCGTGATCGGCATGGGGATGGCTCAGCTGCTCACGCGGCTCGGCACCGTGATGCGCTACGTGGTCACCGTCGTGATGATCTTCGCCTGGGCCATGCCGACCGTGGCATCCAGCCAGGTCTGGAACTGGTTGTTCCAGCCCGGGTACGGCGTCGTCAACTGGCTGCTCACCCAGACGCATCTGTTCGGCGACATGACGAACGTGGCGTGGTCGAACAATCCGTTCCTCGCCTACGTGTGCATCTGGCTGCTGATCGTGTGGGGCGGCGTTCCGCTGATCGCGCTCACGCTCTACGCGGCGCAGACCCAGGTGGATCCGGCGTACCTCGAAGCCGCACGCCTCGACGGTGCGGGCGAGGCGAAGATCTACTTCTCGATCGTGCTCACGTTCCTGCGCCCGACCCTGCTGCTCATGACGATCCTGTCGGTGATCTGGGACTTCAACGTGTTCAACCAGATCTGGCTGGTCTCGCAGGGCGGCCCCAACAACGCGACGGCGACACTCGGCATCTTCGCGTACAAGACCGCGTTCGTCGGCACCCAGGTGGGCACCGGATCGGCCATTACCGTCGTCACGACGATCATGCTGCTGGTCGTTACGGCCTTCTACATCCGCAACCTGCTCCGATCGGGAGAGGACCTATGA
- a CDS encoding extracellular solute-binding protein, translating into MRKSRILAAGAIGIAAALALSACSGSGAGSSNANGSSLSSVDGKGKTITVWAMNGDLTNDTLKVINDEFTKETGAKVKVQLQEWNGIGPKVTTALSTTTPPDVIDVGNTQVAGYAANGGLLDITKYKSELQQGRTWLGGLEDPATVDGKLYGVPSFAGTRAVIYNKKIWAAAGVTAAPTTYDEFTADLDKIKAANAGTPDFSAFYMPGQFWYSGLQFVWDAGGDIATQSGKSWKGGFESASAQKGLTAWKKFENAYSVESARTLDTDKPDQDQVFADGKAATILGNGWEIGSITTDNKSLTTDDLGSFPFPGVSGKNQPVMLGGSVWSVPVKSKNQQLALVWTKIAASPKVQDKYVYGVQKWIPNSVEGAKAATSDSGLPEIQKGFFTAAQDSKSTPSAASWSTIEGNKSINQFFASIASGTATPADAAKSFDATLEKTLNDQ; encoded by the coding sequence TTGCGCAAGTCACGCATTCTCGCGGCTGGTGCCATCGGCATCGCCGCCGCGCTGGCGCTGAGTGCCTGCTCGGGCAGCGGAGCAGGCAGCTCCAACGCGAACGGCAGCAGCCTCTCGTCCGTCGACGGCAAGGGCAAGACCATCACGGTCTGGGCCATGAACGGCGACCTCACCAACGACACCCTGAAGGTCATCAACGACGAGTTCACCAAGGAGACCGGTGCCAAGGTCAAGGTGCAGCTCCAGGAGTGGAACGGCATCGGTCCGAAGGTGACCACCGCTCTCTCGACGACCACCCCGCCCGACGTGATCGACGTCGGAAACACGCAGGTCGCCGGCTACGCCGCCAACGGCGGTCTGCTCGACATCACCAAGTACAAGAGCGAGCTGCAGCAGGGGCGCACCTGGCTCGGCGGCCTCGAGGACCCGGCGACGGTCGACGGCAAGCTGTACGGCGTTCCGTCCTTCGCAGGCACCCGCGCCGTGATCTACAACAAGAAGATCTGGGCCGCCGCCGGCGTCACCGCGGCACCGACGACGTACGACGAGTTCACCGCAGACCTCGACAAGATCAAGGCCGCGAACGCGGGTACCCCCGACTTCTCCGCTTTCTACATGCCCGGTCAGTTCTGGTACTCGGGCCTGCAGTTCGTGTGGGACGCCGGTGGAGACATCGCGACGCAGAGCGGCAAGAGCTGGAAGGGCGGCTTCGAGTCGGCCTCCGCTCAGAAGGGTCTGACGGCCTGGAAGAAGTTCGAGAACGCGTACTCGGTCGAGTCCGCACGCACGCTGGACACCGACAAGCCCGACCAGGACCAGGTGTTCGCCGACGGCAAGGCCGCGACCATCCTCGGCAACGGCTGGGAGATCGGCTCCATCACCACGGACAACAAGAGCCTGACCACCGACGACCTGGGCTCGTTCCCGTTCCCCGGCGTTTCCGGCAAGAACCAGCCGGTCATGCTCGGCGGCTCGGTGTGGTCCGTCCCGGTCAAGAGCAAGAACCAGCAGCTCGCACTGGTGTGGACGAAGATCGCCGCCAGCCCGAAGGTCCAGGACAAGTACGTGTACGGCGTGCAGAAGTGGATCCCGAACAGCGTCGAGGGCGCCAAGGCCGCGACCAGCGACTCCGGCCTCCCGGAGATCCAGAAGGGCTTCTTCACGGCGGCTCAGGACTCGAAGTCGACTCCGTCGGCCGCGAGCTGGTCCACCATCGAGGGCAACAAGTCGATCAACCAGTTCTTCGCCTCGATCGCATCGGGCACCGCGACACCGGCTGACGCCGCGAAGTCGTTCGACGCGACCCTCGAGAAGACGCTGAACGACCAGTAA
- a CDS encoding GNAT family protein, which yields MEAAAVSIRPWTVDDYPVLVRNDVPEMNTYLGGSEGEERLLRRHALYLREQAEGVAHPFTVHVAGEHEPVGTVAYWDTEHDGEAVYECSWAIVPGQQGNGYAGKAIRLALLHAAGRRDRRFVYAFPRIDNGPSNGLASAAGFELTGVEDFEYPKGVPIKVNAWRFDLATLG from the coding sequence ATGGAAGCCGCAGCCGTCTCGATCCGACCGTGGACGGTCGACGATTACCCCGTGCTGGTGCGCAACGACGTGCCGGAGATGAACACGTACCTCGGCGGTTCGGAGGGCGAGGAGAGGCTGCTGAGGCGGCACGCGCTCTACCTGCGTGAACAGGCGGAGGGGGTTGCGCATCCGTTCACCGTGCACGTGGCCGGCGAGCACGAGCCGGTCGGCACCGTCGCGTACTGGGACACCGAGCACGACGGCGAGGCCGTCTACGAGTGCAGCTGGGCCATCGTTCCAGGGCAGCAGGGCAACGGGTACGCAGGAAAGGCCATCCGGCTCGCGCTGCTGCACGCAGCAGGACGACGGGATCGGCGCTTCGTCTACGCGTTCCCCCGCATCGACAACGGACCGTCGAATGGTCTTGCCTCCGCGGCCGGGTTCGAGTTGACCGGTGTCGAGGACTTCGAGTACCCGAAAGGCGTGCCGATCAAGGTCAACGCGTGGCGATTCGACCTGGCGACACTCGGCTAG
- a CDS encoding beta-N-acetylhexosaminidase yields MLLPRPSALTIGEGAFELSRITRITAPAELAGATSWLQNALRPATGFPVETGPNGAIVLEWNPELEPEGYTLEVTPVDIRISGGGPAGVFYGCQSLVQLLPPQIYRRGRVLGVAWTVPVVSIQDAPRFRWRGAMLDVARHFMPKHDVLRFIDLMAMHRLNTLHLHLTDDQGWRVEVKKYPKLTEVGSWRRESQLGAASYSRGDSRPHGGFYTQDDLREIVGYATDRAINVVPEIDSPGHTQAAIAAYPELGLAREESESLGVWTRWGIDDNVINLEESTVDFFTDVLDEVMEIFPSPFIGVGGDECPKNGWRLDERTQRRKEELGLDNEDELQAWFIGRLDDHLSRRGRRLFGWDEILEGGTKKLGTGATVASWRGMAGAVAAAKAGHDVVSCPDDQVYLDYRQSDRTEEPIPVGTVLTISDVYRFDPVPQELTPEEAVHVLGGQGNIWTEHMDSPRTVDYFAFPRLSALAEALWFDGERDYDDFLFRLDQHLLRLDAIGVEYRHSSGPLPWQQRPGVTGRAQTPQQRASYFNPLTAKISGEVGTSTAGGSGSLLGDFGASWLGSSATQGLGSSSSSSSSSASTSGLGASSAPGLGASASTETPAVPEPSESSDSTDSEDSAPSSRPAKSSRWARPSGSSGLLGSLGFSRSSKSDDDQNGDDPSDR; encoded by the coding sequence ATGCTGCTTCCGCGTCCGAGCGCCCTCACCATAGGAGAGGGTGCCTTCGAACTCTCCCGCATCACTCGAATCACGGCACCTGCGGAACTGGCGGGCGCGACGTCGTGGCTGCAGAACGCGCTGCGTCCGGCAACGGGGTTCCCCGTCGAGACGGGACCGAACGGCGCGATCGTCCTGGAATGGAACCCGGAGCTGGAGCCCGAGGGCTACACGCTCGAGGTGACACCGGTCGACATCCGCATCTCGGGCGGCGGACCCGCCGGCGTCTTCTACGGATGCCAGTCCCTGGTGCAACTGCTGCCCCCGCAGATCTATCGCAGGGGGCGCGTGCTCGGCGTGGCATGGACGGTGCCGGTGGTGAGCATCCAGGATGCGCCGCGGTTCCGCTGGCGGGGCGCGATGCTCGACGTCGCGCGGCACTTCATGCCCAAGCACGACGTGCTCAGGTTCATCGACCTGATGGCGATGCACCGGCTGAACACGCTGCACCTGCACCTCACGGACGACCAGGGCTGGCGCGTCGAGGTGAAGAAGTATCCGAAGCTCACGGAGGTCGGATCCTGGCGGCGCGAGAGCCAGCTGGGCGCAGCCTCCTACTCTCGCGGCGACTCCCGCCCGCACGGCGGTTTCTACACCCAGGACGACCTGCGCGAGATCGTCGGGTACGCAACGGATCGCGCCATCAACGTGGTGCCGGAGATCGACTCTCCCGGACACACGCAGGCCGCCATCGCCGCCTACCCGGAGCTGGGGCTCGCCCGCGAGGAGAGCGAATCGCTGGGCGTGTGGACACGGTGGGGCATCGACGACAACGTCATCAACCTCGAGGAGTCCACCGTCGACTTCTTCACCGACGTGCTCGACGAGGTGATGGAGATCTTCCCGTCGCCGTTCATCGGCGTGGGCGGCGACGAGTGCCCGAAGAACGGATGGCGTCTCGACGAGCGCACGCAGCGGCGCAAGGAGGAGTTGGGGCTCGACAACGAAGACGAGCTCCAGGCCTGGTTCATCGGTCGTCTCGACGACCACCTCTCCCGTCGCGGGCGTCGCCTGTTCGGCTGGGACGAGATTCTCGAGGGCGGCACGAAGAAACTCGGCACCGGCGCGACGGTGGCGTCGTGGCGGGGCATGGCAGGAGCGGTGGCCGCGGCCAAGGCCGGACACGACGTGGTCTCCTGTCCCGACGACCAGGTCTACCTCGACTACCGGCAGTCGGACCGCACGGAAGAGCCGATCCCCGTCGGCACCGTGCTGACCATCTCGGATGTCTACCGCTTCGACCCCGTGCCACAGGAGCTCACACCCGAAGAGGCCGTTCACGTGCTCGGCGGTCAGGGCAACATCTGGACCGAGCACATGGACTCGCCGCGCACCGTCGACTACTTCGCGTTCCCGCGGCTGTCCGCGCTCGCCGAAGCGCTCTGGTTCGACGGCGAGCGCGACTACGACGACTTCCTCTTCCGTCTCGACCAGCACCTGCTGCGGCTGGACGCGATCGGCGTCGAGTACCGGCACTCCAGCGGTCCTCTGCCGTGGCAGCAGCGCCCTGGTGTCACCGGCCGGGCCCAGACCCCGCAGCAGCGCGCGTCCTATTTCAACCCGCTGACCGCCAAGATCAGCGGTGAGGTCGGCACGAGTACTGCCGGCGGATCCGGCAGCCTGCTCGGCGACTTCGGCGCCAGCTGGCTCGGCTCGTCTGCGACGCAAGGCCTCGGTTCGTCATCGTCATCGTCATCGTCATCGGCCTCGACGTCGGGGCTCGGCGCGTCGTCGGCTCCGGGTCTCGGTGCGTCGGCATCCACAGAGACGCCCGCCGTTCCCGAGCCGTCGGAATCCTCCGATTCGACGGATTCCGAGGACTCGGCCCCGTCGTCCCGTCCGGCCAAGTCGTCACGCTGGGCGAGGCCGTCGGGTTCGTCCGGCCTGCTGGGCTCGCTGGGCTTCTCGCGGTCGTCGAAGTCGGACGACGACCAGAACGGGGACGATCCGTCCGATCGCTGA
- a CDS encoding bifunctional 4-hydroxy-2-oxoglutarate aldolase/2-dehydro-3-deoxy-phosphogluconate aldolase: MAEIDIIGGDRAMALIRASVIPDAAALADTLVEGGIHAIEFTFTTPDVETHIARATSRETGALVGAGSVLTPAQARSALDAGAHFIATPGLSPQIAEIAAEASVPLMMGAFTPSEIMQALALGVWAVKVFPAQTAGPDHFRHLLGPMPMARLIASGGIVAENARSFLNAGSYAVTAGSSVVPAESLAASDWDDIRRRAGEFAAAL, translated from the coding sequence ATGGCGGAGATCGACATCATCGGCGGCGATCGGGCGATGGCGCTCATCCGCGCCAGCGTGATCCCGGATGCCGCGGCTCTCGCCGACACGCTCGTCGAGGGCGGCATCCACGCGATCGAGTTCACGTTCACGACGCCCGACGTCGAGACGCACATCGCCCGCGCAACGTCGCGCGAAACAGGTGCGCTCGTCGGTGCGGGCAGCGTGCTCACGCCGGCGCAGGCGCGCAGCGCGCTGGACGCGGGCGCGCACTTCATCGCGACGCCAGGCCTCAGCCCGCAGATCGCGGAGATCGCGGCAGAGGCATCCGTGCCACTCATGATGGGCGCGTTCACGCCGAGCGAGATCATGCAGGCCCTGGCACTCGGCGTGTGGGCCGTGAAGGTGTTCCCGGCTCAGACCGCGGGGCCCGATCATTTCCGGCACCTGCTCGGGCCGATGCCGATGGCGCGACTCATCGCATCAGGAGGCATCGTGGCCGAGAACGCGCGTTCGTTCCTCAACGCGGGCTCGTATGCGGTCACCGCGGGATCCTCGGTGGTGCCTGCGGAGTCGCTGGCGGCTTCGGATTGGGACGACATCCGACGGCGAGCAGGCGAGTTCGCCGCGGCGCTCTGA
- a CDS encoding PrsW family glutamic-type intramembrane protease, translating into MSGTPDAAPDTGARAGGAAAVPAPQQVATPNAADQAPQSVTPTVQPAAPGGSHAKPKRHGWWWKTLLGGVALWIIAAAVTFGTQNTNLVPTVILLGSFLVPFSVVMYASERTEGNLDMTRLILAFFIGGVFGVLGASILEVNLQPSWYMYLGIGAIEEFCKGAVFVVIGLAVRPKNGHQGALLGAVVGAGFAAFESAGYAFNAGLTRHGIDLLSMLQTEAVRGVLTPVGHVLWTAILGAAIFAAIGRTAKWWAVVIAFVAVAVLHSLWDSMSFIATLLAVEFTGGAVKQLSYGLLLPATAESISSLAQVLYVVGLIVISVIGILVLSIWGRRPKRPRPAAPAAV; encoded by the coding sequence ATGAGTGGAACACCGGATGCCGCGCCCGACACGGGTGCACGGGCCGGCGGGGCGGCGGCCGTTCCGGCGCCGCAACAGGTCGCGACGCCGAATGCCGCAGACCAGGCTCCGCAGAGCGTGACACCGACCGTGCAGCCGGCCGCACCGGGCGGATCGCACGCGAAGCCGAAGCGTCACGGCTGGTGGTGGAAAACGCTCCTCGGTGGAGTCGCGCTGTGGATCATCGCCGCTGCCGTCACTTTCGGAACGCAGAACACGAACCTGGTGCCGACCGTGATCCTGCTCGGCAGCTTCCTTGTTCCGTTCAGCGTCGTGATGTACGCCTCGGAGCGCACGGAGGGCAACCTCGACATGACGCGACTGATCCTGGCGTTCTTCATCGGCGGCGTCTTCGGTGTGCTGGGTGCTTCCATCCTGGAAGTGAACCTGCAGCCCTCCTGGTACATGTACCTGGGCATCGGCGCCATCGAGGAGTTCTGCAAGGGAGCGGTGTTCGTGGTGATCGGCCTCGCGGTGCGTCCGAAGAACGGACACCAGGGCGCGCTGCTCGGCGCCGTCGTCGGTGCCGGATTCGCCGCCTTCGAGTCGGCCGGCTACGCGTTCAACGCCGGCCTGACCCGGCACGGGATCGATCTGCTCTCCATGTTGCAGACGGAAGCGGTCCGTGGAGTGCTCACACCCGTCGGGCACGTGCTCTGGACCGCGATCCTCGGCGCCGCGATCTTCGCCGCGATCGGCAGGACCGCGAAGTGGTGGGCGGTCGTCATCGCGTTCGTCGCCGTCGCCGTGCTGCACTCGCTGTGGGATTCGATGAGCTTCATCGCCACCCTCCTCGCCGTGGAGTTCACCGGCGGGGCGGTCAAGCAGCTCTCCTACGGCCTTCTGCTGCCGGCCACCGCCGAGTCCATATCGAGCCTCGCCCAGGTCTTGTACGTGGTCGGACTCATCGTGATCTCGGTGATCGGCATTCTCGTGCTGTCGATCTGGGGGCGCAGGCCGAAGCGTCCGAGACCAGCTGCGCCCGCCGCGGTCTGA
- a CDS encoding NAD(P)-dependent oxidoreductase, translating into MTNTLEGRTILMSGGSRGIGLAIAVRAARDGANVALLAKTDTPDPRLPGTIHTAAEEIRAAGGRALPIVGDVRSDEDIARAVEATVAEFGGIDIVVNNASVINLSRTLDLDPKRYDLMQDVNVRGTFMLSRAAIPHLKNGFNPHILSLSPPINLDPKWLGAHTGYTLAKYGMSMVTLGLAAEFARDGIAANTLWPRTTIKTAAVGNILGGEQLLARSRRPEIYADAAHEVLIKPSRDYTGRSLVVEDVLADAGITDLAKYSPGVPESDLFPDIFL; encoded by the coding sequence ATGACGAACACGCTCGAGGGCCGCACGATCCTGATGTCCGGCGGCAGCCGGGGCATCGGCCTGGCCATCGCGGTGCGGGCCGCACGCGACGGTGCCAACGTGGCGCTGCTCGCGAAGACGGACACGCCGGATCCCCGGCTCCCGGGAACCATCCACACCGCGGCGGAGGAGATCCGCGCCGCAGGCGGGCGCGCACTCCCGATCGTCGGCGACGTGCGCAGCGACGAGGACATCGCCCGTGCTGTCGAAGCGACCGTCGCGGAGTTCGGCGGCATCGACATCGTCGTGAACAACGCGAGCGTCATCAACCTCTCTCGCACGCTCGACCTGGATCCGAAGCGCTACGACCTCATGCAGGACGTGAACGTGCGCGGCACGTTCATGCTGTCGCGTGCTGCGATCCCGCACCTGAAGAACGGGTTCAATCCGCACATCCTCTCGCTCAGCCCTCCGATCAACCTCGATCCGAAATGGCTCGGCGCCCACACCGGCTACACGCTCGCCAAATACGGCATGAGCATGGTCACACTCGGCCTCGCTGCGGAGTTCGCACGCGACGGCATCGCCGCCAATACGCTGTGGCCGCGCACGACCATCAAGACAGCGGCGGTCGGCAACATCCTGGGCGGCGAGCAGCTGCTGGCCAGGAGCCGCAGGCCCGAAATCTACGCGGATGCCGCACACGAGGTGCTCATCAAGCCCTCGCGCGACTACACGGGTCGCTCGCTCGTCGTCGAGGACGTGCTCGCCGATGCCGGCATCACCGATCTCGCGAAGTACTCCCCCGGCGTGCCGGAGAGCGACCTCTTCCCCGACATCTTCCTCTAA
- a CDS encoding carbohydrate ABC transporter permease → MSTIVEPVATAEAGAVEETADRVVTKAKRGKRPRIVSNVIAVVFSVVWIFPVYWMINTAFKPRNEVMSSTPIFFPHSPTLSNFIAAFTESDFLLNLRNSVIVVVGTLIVAIALGALASAALSRFRFRGRRTILVVILAVQMLPGTALLIPQFLVFNNLGLTNNYFGLILAYVAATLPFSIWVMRGFFVAIPVELEEAARIDGASEFRILWSVLFPLVTPGIIATSIFAFIAAWNDYLVAYTFMSDQSMYTLPVWLVSFTTPTTGTDFGGQMAASVLFSLPVVVFFLIIQRNLVSGMSAGAVKG, encoded by the coding sequence ATGAGCACCATCGTCGAACCCGTCGCAACGGCTGAGGCCGGTGCCGTCGAGGAGACTGCGGATCGCGTGGTCACGAAGGCGAAGCGCGGCAAGCGCCCTCGCATCGTCTCCAACGTCATCGCCGTCGTCTTCAGCGTGGTGTGGATCTTCCCCGTCTACTGGATGATCAACACGGCGTTCAAGCCTCGCAACGAGGTCATGTCGTCGACCCCGATCTTCTTCCCGCACTCCCCCACGCTGTCGAACTTCATCGCGGCGTTCACCGAGAGCGACTTCCTCCTCAACCTGCGCAACAGCGTGATCGTCGTCGTCGGCACGCTGATCGTGGCCATCGCGCTCGGTGCGCTTGCCTCCGCCGCGCTGTCCCGGTTCCGGTTCAGAGGAAGGAGGACCATCCTCGTCGTCATCCTTGCGGTGCAGATGCTCCCAGGGACCGCGCTGCTCATCCCGCAGTTCCTCGTGTTCAACAACCTCGGGCTCACGAACAACTACTTCGGCCTGATCCTCGCCTATGTGGCAGCGACACTTCCGTTCTCCATCTGGGTGATGCGCGGGTTCTTCGTGGCCATCCCTGTCGAGCTGGAAGAGGCTGCCCGCATCGATGGAGCGAGCGAGTTCCGCATCCTGTGGAGCGTGCTGTTCCCGCTCGTCACGCCGGGGATCATCGCGACCAGCATCTTCGCGTTCATCGCCGCGTGGAACGACTACCTCGTCGCGTACACGTTCATGAGCGACCAGTCGATGTACACGCTCCCGGTATGGCTGGTGTCGTTCACCACGCCGACGACCGGAACGGACTTCGGCGGGCAGATGGCGGCATCCGTGCTGTTCTCGCTGCCGGTCGTCGTGTTCTTCCTCATCATTCAGCGCAACCTCGTCTCCGGCATGTCGGCCGGCGCCGTGAAGGGCTGA
- a CDS encoding enoyl-CoA hydratase/isomerase family protein, translating to MSDTILFEVSDGLAHITLNRPDRLNAIDDVAARRWRDLAHEVADRDDIRAVLFDAAGPAFCAGGDVMAMGSMGGDGDAVAGHADVIHEGHRVFAETPKPIVAAVQGVVAGGGLGFMLTADYIVASDAASFVSKYADIGLTPDCGVSTLLPQAIGSRRALQLLLSDRSLTAAEALDWGLVAEVVPADELSARARAVADRWTSGATGAYGQAKRLVRSGRNRDYAASLDDEARTIGAAFETPEARARIAAFAARSSR from the coding sequence ATGAGCGACACGATCCTGTTCGAGGTCTCCGACGGCCTTGCGCACATCACCCTGAACCGTCCTGATCGGCTGAATGCCATCGACGACGTGGCCGCAAGACGCTGGCGCGACCTGGCGCACGAGGTGGCGGATCGCGACGACATCCGCGCGGTGCTGTTCGACGCCGCCGGCCCCGCCTTCTGCGCGGGCGGTGACGTCATGGCGATGGGTTCCATGGGCGGCGACGGCGACGCGGTCGCGGGCCACGCCGACGTCATCCACGAAGGGCATCGCGTCTTCGCCGAAACGCCGAAGCCGATCGTCGCCGCAGTGCAGGGCGTGGTCGCAGGCGGCGGCCTCGGCTTCATGCTGACGGCGGACTACATCGTGGCCAGCGACGCAGCGTCCTTCGTCTCGAAGTACGCCGACATCGGACTCACCCCCGACTGCGGTGTCAGCACGCTCCTGCCGCAGGCCATCGGCTCCCGGCGCGCACTGCAGTTGCTGCTCAGCGATCGCTCACTGACCGCAGCCGAGGCACTGGACTGGGGCCTCGTGGCAGAGGTGGTACCGGCCGACGAGCTCTCGGCGCGCGCCCGCGCCGTCGCCGACCGCTGGACCTCCGGCGCAACCGGTGCGTACGGCCAGGCCAAGCGGCTCGTGCGCAGCGGCCGCAACAGGGACTACGCGGCGTCGCTGGACGACGAGGCCCGCACGATCGGCGCGGCCTTCGAGACTCCGGAGGCCCGTGCCCGCATCGCAGCCTTCGCCGCGCGGTCCTCGCGCTGA